The following nucleotide sequence is from Cellvibrio sp. PSBB006.
CACCCAAACCGTAAAGTCTAAAGCTTAGCGCGCGATAGTTATTCATATAAACCGCACCTACACCAGCTGCTGGATCTAGCAATATTTCTATCTCCACCCCTTCCTGTGTATTAAGTGGCGCATTAACTACCGGGTTATCCGGATTGCTTGCATCCCCCTCGAGGTAGAAAATTGCCTGATTGTTAGCGGCATCGATATTGATCATTGCCAACTCACTCGTATCAGCGTGGCGCAATTGAATGCCAAAGCTTGCATTCGCGTTCGCGCTAGTCACGTGCATGGACAAGCGATTTTTTTCACCCAGTTCCATTAACGTAAAGTGTCCATTAGGGGTCAAATCAACCGCGGTTAGATTATCAGTCGCGCCTTCGGCAATAACACGTGTTAATTCAACGGGCGTCGCCAGGCCGGTGCGCAATTTATCAGGCAATGCGACAATCAACTCGCCGTTATCCTGTTTGTGTACCTGATGCACCATCAGATCCCCACCCCACACAGGTCCACCAGAATTATTGCGGCCATTTTTATGGGTAACCCAGCCAAACAGCAAACGCTCTTCTGCGCTACCTGCCGTGCGTGCCGCATAAAATGCTTTACCATCCAAAGCATCATAAGCCGGCTTGATCCAGGTCTCACCGGACTGCTGCAAATACTTGACTTGGCGGGAACTATCGCGCTGATCGGAATACACCATGAAGGGCGTTCCCTGTAGACTGAAATAATCCGGCACTTCCAGATTGAGCGGTGACACTTCAGTGTACAGGGGCGTTGCTGCAGACCAACTATTTAAATCGTCCGAGGTGTACAAACCTATCGCTGCTTGCGACGTATAGCGAGAGGTAATCAACATCCAATATTTTTGTGCGGCTTCATTCCAAAAGACAAGCGGATCGCGAAAATCAAAATCGCTGTAACCGGAAGAACCCGAAAAAGTATTAGCTGTTTGAAGCGTCCAATTTACCAAGGTCTTGTCTGTAGCGGTTGCATGCATAACTGCCTCAACCGGAGAAATACTGGTATTATGGCCGGTATAAAACAAATGGGGCTCACCCTCCTGATCCTGCAACACACTTCCCGAACCCACCCAGCGATCTCGTGCCGCTGCATCGCCAGATGCGCGAATCACTTCCTGCGGATAAGTTGACGTTAAGAGATCGTCAGTTTTAACCAGATACCAAGGGTGAAATCCACTGTTTTGCAGGTAGTAGATGTAGTAGACACCATCTTTGTAAAACGGATTAGGGTCTCCGAGATCTAACACCAATGGTTGCTCGTGCCCGGCTGGGGTACTGATTACACTATCCGTTGCTGGCGTAGCGGCCGCACTATTAGCCTGCCTAAATTCATCTAGCAAAATAAATGGAAATGAACCGTCATCGCTGCTGTTGTCATGTGCATCAATAATTTCTATAACTGCAGCCTGCCCCATCAAACCGGACACATCCCAAGTCGCCCAGGACAACTCTGCTTCCAAACCATTGCCTGTTGCATGACGGACAATTTTTCCGTTTACGCGAAGCACTACCGCCGTCGCATTCTCGCTGTCAAAACGGTTGGTACCGCCACCAACCAGAAAATTTATGTAAGGCGACGTAATCGCAAAGGTGGGTGTATGCAACCTGCCAGTAGCCTCCCAACCGTAATAACTTCCAACATTATCCTGGCTGTTTGCGAAAGCCTGACCGTAGCTCGCAAACACCCGATCCCCCAACTTATTGGTGATATCACCCGCCCACTGACCGCCATCAAAACGTAAAAAATCACCACTCGCCAAAAAACTGTGGTTTTGGTAGGTGTCGTAACCGCCGCAACAAAACTCAAAGCCGGCGATGTTTTGTTCCGCGTTATTCAAGCGCTGAAATAGCGCAGTTCCTGCGGTTTCCGGTGCGGGAACTATGACCAGAGCACTGGTTGAAACCTTGCTCTCGGCGGCCGGTACAACGGCAGCTTTGTTTGCTGCGCGAAATTCATCAGCCAAAATATAGGCTATCGCGGAATCAGAACTGTCATCCGGGTGAAAATCAATAAATTTAACGGCCGCAGTCTGCCCCGCCAAATCGGTAACATCCCAGGTATCCCAAGCCACAGCTTTATCGAGATTTTTACCGTGCGACTGACGCACAACAACCCCATCAATCACTAGCACCACGGCAGTCGCATTAGCGGCATCAAAACGATTACCACCACCGCCGACGAGAAAATTGATATAGGCTGTATCTATCACAAAGGGCGGGGACATTATTGAGCCCGTCGCAGCTGGCCCTATCTGTGCCGCAGTGGAATCAAGATCATCGTCAAAGCCATCACCATAGCTTGAGAACACCCGCTCACCAACGGCACCGTTGATTTCACTCGCCCAGAAACCGCCGTCAAGCTGTGCAAAATCCCCTGTCGCGTGGGTAAATTCATGCTCTTGATAAGTATCGTACCCCCCACAACAAAACTCAAAACCTGCAATGTTCTGGTTTTCATCTGATGACCGGACAAACAAGCGCTTACCTTCTGTAGCAGGTTCGTCGGTGATGATCACATCGGTGGTGTCAGCGCTGCTGGAGCTGCCTGAGCTGTTGGTACTACTTGAACTTCGGGAAGCGATGACATCGTCAACCGTTTGCCCTTCCTCAAGGATAATCAGCGCTACATCAGAGTCTTTATCGATGGGGTTATCATCACTGCCACAACCCGAAAGCGTTAAAACCAGGGGTAAGATACCTATAAAACAACCTATTGGAGCCAAGAATCCAGGCTTGCGGATACTGTTCATTAGATGACCTCATTATTATTTATGTAATTATTAACTTACACTGATTAAGTTATTAAATAATAGTGATCATCAAAAAGCTCTGTCAAGGAAATTTTATAGCCAGGTATTTTAGGACTAAAATACAAGTAAAGATTGAAAAATTCATTACTAAAATACACACATAACGAAAAGAAACACTGATTTACTTAAATAGTTACAAAGAAACCAGGCTTCAGTCTCTTAAAACGAGGGATTTTCATGCTCAACAGACCGTCTACATCTTGGTCAACACTTCTTTAACCGTTTTACTGAGCCATTCAATTTGAGATTTCAATTCTTTTCTCTCCAGGTCTACACGGTCGAGCAATCGTCTATAACAGTCGTCATAATCATCACCATTCAACACATCCAATTGCCGGGCAAAGTCCGCCAGCATACCCGTCATATCGCGCAGGCCATCCATAACCATGCGTTCACCATTGGATAAGTCCCGCACCAGGTTTTCTAATGCAGACACTTGTCCCACAGCAATAGAACCCTTAAGCGACGAAAATACATCCTGAAATCGATCCGCAAGACCATACAATCCAGCACACACTTTAAACTGGTTGTAGGTGTCCATCAGCTTCATGGGCGCGGAGTAAAGATGATCGAGTAGTTCCGGGCGCGGCTTTATGCGTGATACACCATCCAGGTAAAAAATCGCCATCGTCAATGACCTTTCCAGCTCTGATTGGAGCTCAAGTACGATCTCGCGTATTTCCTTACGATTTTCACGGTTGATCTTGGGCAGGCTGGTAGCCAGATCCATTAATGCTTTGCGTATCTCGTCGAACAGGGCCATTTGACACCTCCGAAGGTAGATTCCTTTATCTATTAGGATAAACAGTAAATACCAAGGCCAAGCATTTCGCCACTGGAGCGCGTCGCTTTACGACCAACGGACGAGGTTATTTCCTACCCACCTGCTTCTCAATCAAATACTTCCAGTATCGCCTCGGCATATGGCGCAAGTGCAATTTAATGTTGCGCCGTTCCTGGATCGTAACCGACTGGAAATATTGCTTCCATAATTGTTGGTATTGGTCCTCAAGACCGTCAAGGGAAGAGTTAACAGCGGCGTTAACCGTAGCGAAGGAAAGGATATCTGAACTAGCATCAATAAAAGACAGGTTATTCACATCGTAATACAACCCATAATGCCGGCGCGTATCAAAGATAACCCAAGGCTGGTCAGCGTAACGTCGTTGAAAGTGATCGCCGATTAAGGGAATCACATTAAAATCAGGGCTGATAACCGCGTAGTAAATATCGTTATCAGCTTTTTGAAAACGTACAAACGCGTGCATACGATGCACTTCGCGGCTGATCATCTTTTTGACCTGCGCGCTGTAAAGCACATCCGGGTTGGCAAAGTTTTCGAGGATATTGGGGTCGTTCTGGCGAACCAGTAACCGCACCAGCCGATAAATACGCAACTCTATTCCCGCCAGTTCAGACAGGAATAATTGATAAACCAGTTCCCCGCCCACGCCATCTGAACGCGCGTCTATACCTTTGATAACCCGTTCAGCTTTGGTGGTATCCGTCTGGACTGGACGCAGGTCTTCAAGCAGCGACGCTTGATAGATTTCCTCATTGACGATATCTATCGGCTCGCAGCGATCGGCAAAGCATTCAAAGATGGCCGTCAGCAAACCATCAAAACTGCCGTCATACAGATAGAGGCTCACAGCTCACCCGAACAGGCTCAGCTGCGGCGTCTGTCGCGCAACCGACTCACTCGACAGAATCATCTGGCGTAACCGACCGGCTTCATAATCTTTATGTTGATATTGGCTGCCGGGGCAGGTAATGAAAAAACGTGCGCGTTTCAAGGCGACGCCCATCCGCTGTAAATGATCCAGATTGAGCCGCTGATGCACGCGGGATTTCACAATCTTCATGGCTGACTTCACGCCGATACCGGGTACGCGCAAGATCATCTCGTAATCCGCTTTATTAATATCCACCGGGAATTTTTCCGGATGACGCAAGGCATAACTGACCTTCGGG
It contains:
- a CDS encoding TIGR03915 family putative DNA repair protein — translated: MSLYLYDGSFDGLLTAIFECFADRCEPIDIVNEEIYQASLLEDLRPVQTDTTKAERVIKGIDARSDGVGGELVYQLFLSELAGIELRIYRLVRLLVRQNDPNILENFANPDVLYSAQVKKMISREVHRMHAFVRFQKADNDIYYAVISPDFNVIPLIGDHFQRRYADQPWVIFDTRRHYGLYYDVNNLSFIDASSDILSFATVNAAVNSSLDGLEDQYQQLWKQYFQSVTIQERRNIKLHLRHMPRRYWKYLIEKQVGRK